A stretch of DNA from Puniceicoccaceae bacterium:
GCAGGTTTCTGCTTTTGAGTCTTGGATTGAAAAGCTAACTGCAGCTTACGAAGACTGTATTCTACCCATATCGGAGGAGGTGGCCGAACATTGGGGACGTCTCGACGCCATGCGAAATCTCCCGGTCATCGATGGCCTGCTTGCTGCAACGGCGCTCCACTATCGACTCACCATCGTCACCCGAAACATCCATAATTTTCCAGACGATATGCAACTACTCAACCCATGGGACTTCTCTTCGTGAGCTGCAAAAGCAAGATGCAGCTGCCGTTCCAAGTCCATCGAAAACACGCGTTAACTTTTCACCGCGATTGCTCATGAACACCCGTATCGAAACCGACACAATGGGTCCCATTGAGGTTCCCGCCGACAAACTCTGGGGCGCCCAGACACAGCGCTCGATCGAATGCTTCCCCATTGGACCAGCCGGTTCGATGCCAGGCGAGATCATCCGCGCCTTTGGGATTCTGAAAAAAGCAGCCGCACTCACCAACCTGGAACTCGGAGCAC
This window harbors:
- a CDS encoding type II toxin-antitoxin system VapC family toxin; this translates as MAFLLDTNVLSELRRSSKCEPQVWAWAQSVGDRSSYISVLSLGEIRKGIEVLRRRSPEQVSAFESWIEKLTAAYEDCILPISEEVAEHWGRLDAMRNLPVIDGLLAATALHYRLTIVTRNIHNFPDDMQLLNPWDFSS